One region of Yersinia bercovieri ATCC 43970 genomic DNA includes:
- the cydA gene encoding cytochrome ubiquinol oxidase subunit I encodes MFDIVELSRLQFALTAMYHFLFVPLTLGMAFLLAIMESVYVLSGKQIYKDMTKFWGKLFAINFALGVATGLTMEFQFGTNWSYFSHYVGDIFGAPLAIEGLMAFFLESTFVGLFFFGWDRLSKHQHLAVTWLVALGSNFSALWILVANGWMQNPIASDFNFETMRMEMLSFSELVLNPVAQVKFVHTVAAGYVTGAMFVLGISSYYLLKGRDIPFAKRSFAIAASFGLAATLSVIVLGDESGYEMGDVQKTKLAAIEAEWETQPPPAAFTLFAIPNQETMENRFAVQIPFALGIIATRSLDTPVIGLRDLMSQHEVRIRNGIQAYSLLEKLRAGNTDPAVREAFSQTKQDLGYGLLLKRYTQNVTDATEEQIQLAAKDSIPRVLPLYFAFRIMVACGFLMLLIIGLSFYNVVRGQIGQKKWLLRAALYGIPLPWIAVEAGWFVAEYGRQPWAIGEVLPTAIANSSVTAGDILFSMGLICGLYTLFLVAEMYLMFKFARLGPSSLKTGRYHFEQPTAPVQEAR; translated from the coding sequence ATGTTTGATATTGTCGAACTGTCACGGTTACAGTTTGCCTTAACGGCAATGTACCATTTCCTATTTGTCCCACTCACGCTGGGTATGGCGTTTTTGTTGGCAATTATGGAATCGGTCTATGTGCTGTCCGGTAAACAAATCTATAAAGATATGACCAAATTCTGGGGCAAGTTATTTGCTATTAACTTTGCTCTGGGGGTTGCTACTGGTTTGACTATGGAGTTCCAGTTCGGGACTAACTGGTCATATTTCTCACATTACGTCGGCGATATCTTCGGTGCCCCTCTGGCAATCGAAGGTTTAATGGCGTTCTTCCTGGAATCTACTTTCGTCGGTCTATTCTTCTTCGGTTGGGATCGTCTGAGTAAGCATCAGCATTTGGCCGTAACCTGGCTGGTTGCATTAGGCTCTAACTTCTCTGCGCTGTGGATCTTGGTTGCCAATGGTTGGATGCAAAACCCGATTGCCTCTGATTTCAACTTTGAAACCATGCGGATGGAGATGCTGAGCTTCTCAGAACTGGTTCTGAACCCTGTCGCTCAGGTGAAATTCGTTCACACAGTGGCAGCCGGTTATGTTACCGGTGCGATGTTTGTTCTGGGTATCAGCTCCTACTATTTGCTGAAAGGCCGTGATATTCCGTTCGCCAAGCGCTCCTTTGCGATTGCTGCGAGCTTTGGTTTGGCCGCTACGCTGTCTGTTATTGTACTGGGTGATGAATCCGGTTATGAGATGGGCGACGTGCAGAAAACCAAACTGGCTGCCATTGAAGCTGAATGGGAAACCCAACCGCCTCCAGCTGCCTTTACGCTGTTTGCGATCCCTAATCAGGAAACAATGGAGAACCGCTTTGCTGTTCAGATTCCATTCGCGCTGGGCATCATCGCCACCCGTTCACTGGACACTCCGGTTATCGGCTTACGTGATTTGATGTCTCAACATGAAGTGCGCATCCGTAATGGTATTCAGGCTTATAGTTTGTTAGAAAAATTACGCGCCGGTAATACTGATCCAGCCGTACGTGAAGCTTTCAGTCAAACTAAGCAAGATCTGGGCTACGGTCTGTTACTGAAGCGCTATACGCAAAACGTGACTGATGCGACTGAAGAACAAATTCAGTTAGCCGCTAAAGACTCAATCCCGCGCGTTCTGCCGCTGTACTTTGCCTTCCGCATCATGGTGGCCTGTGGCTTCTTGATGTTGCTGATCATTGGTTTGTCGTTCTATAACGTCGTTCGTGGTCAGATTGGTCAGAAAAAATGGCTATTGCGTGCTGCGTTGTACGGTATCCCGTTGCCGTGGATTGCAGTAGAAGCCGGTTGGTTTGTGGCGGAATATGGCCGTCAACCATGGGCCATTGGTGAAGTGCTACCGACAGCAATTGCAAACTCATCCGTCACTGCTGGGGATATCCTATTCTCCATGGGGCTGATTTGCGGTCTGTACACGCTGTTCCTGGTTGCAGAAATGTACCTGATGTTCAAATTCGCGCGTCTTGGGCCTAGCAGCCTGAAAACTGGCCGCTATCATTTTGAACAGCCGACTGCACCAGTGCAGGAAGCACGGTAA
- the cydB gene encoding cytochrome d ubiquinol oxidase subunit II, protein MFDYEVLRFIWWLLIGVLLIGFAVTDGFDMGVGILLRIIGKNDTERRIMINSIAPHWDGNQVWLITAGGALFAAWPMVYAAAFSGFYIAMILVLAALFFRPVGFDYRSKVEDNRWRNMWDWGIFAGSFVPAVVFGVAFGNLLQGVPFHMDSYMRLFYTGNFFQLLNPFGLLAGVVSLTMLVTQGATYLQMRTRGELHLRSRAAAQISALVMAVAFLLAGIWLVNGIDGFVITSALDTAAQSNPMRKEVAHQAGAWLINFNKYPSLWALPALGVILPLFTILLSRFEKGAWAFLFSSLTIACVILTAGVTMFPFVMPSSTVPNISLTMWDATSSLLTLQVMTIVAIIFVPIILLYTSWCYYKMFGRIDKDFIENNKHSLY, encoded by the coding sequence ATGTTTGATTATGAAGTATTACGATTTATCTGGTGGCTGCTGATCGGTGTGCTGCTGATTGGTTTCGCAGTCACCGATGGTTTCGATATGGGTGTCGGTATTCTGCTGCGGATCATCGGTAAGAATGATACAGAACGTCGGATTATGATTAACTCGATTGCCCCCCACTGGGATGGTAATCAGGTTTGGTTGATAACCGCAGGTGGGGCGCTGTTTGCCGCCTGGCCAATGGTGTATGCCGCCGCATTCTCCGGCTTCTATATTGCGATGATTCTGGTGTTGGCTGCGTTATTCTTCCGCCCGGTCGGTTTTGACTACCGCTCCAAGGTGGAAGATAACCGCTGGCGCAACATGTGGGACTGGGGCATCTTTGCGGGTAGCTTCGTCCCTGCGGTGGTGTTCGGTGTGGCGTTCGGTAACTTGCTGCAAGGCGTGCCCTTCCATATGGATAGCTACATGCGCCTGTTCTACACCGGTAACTTCTTCCAGTTGCTGAACCCGTTTGGCCTACTGGCGGGGGTGGTCAGCTTAACCATGCTGGTCACGCAAGGGGCAACCTATCTGCAAATGCGTACCCGCGGCGAGCTGCATCTGCGTTCCCGCGCTGCCGCGCAGATCTCTGCCTTGGTGATGGCGGTTGCCTTCCTGCTGGCCGGTATCTGGTTAGTTAATGGCATTGATGGTTTTGTTATTACCTCAGCGTTAGATACAGCAGCTCAATCTAACCCGATGCGCAAAGAAGTGGCACATCAGGCCGGTGCGTGGTTGATTAACTTCAACAAGTACCCAAGCCTGTGGGCGCTGCCTGCTCTTGGGGTGATTCTGCCACTGTTTACTATCTTGCTGTCGCGCTTTGAAAAAGGGGCTTGGGCCTTCCTGTTCTCATCACTGACCATTGCCTGTGTGATTTTGACTGCCGGGGTCACCATGTTCCCATTTGTTATGCCGTCAAGCACAGTGCCAAATATCAGTCTGACAATGTGGGATGCGACATCCAGCCTGTTGACACTACAAGTGATGACCATTGTTGCAATCATCTTTGTGCCTATCATCTTGCTGTACACCAGCTGGTGCTACTACAAAATGTTCGGGCGCATTGATAAAGACTTTATCGAAAACAACAAGCATTCACTGTACTAA
- the cydX gene encoding cytochrome bd-I oxidase subunit CydX: MWYFAWILGTLLACSFGIITALALEQSEANAAEKAAKNGEDDVVR; the protein is encoded by the coding sequence ATGTGGTATTTTGCCTGGATTCTAGGGACACTTCTGGCCTGCTCCTTTGGTATCATTACTGCTCTGGCGCTGGAGCAGAGTGAAGCCAATGCAGCCGAGAAAGCCGCTAAAAATGGCGAAGACGATGTTGTCCGATAA
- the ybgE gene encoding cyd operon protein YbgE, whose amino-acid sequence MLSDKLYELMDKGPLRALSLLLAFAVAFCVFWDPSRFAAATSSLEVWQEVFIVWAVCTGVIHGVGFRPKRVWLRAFFSPLPAIVILGAGLFYFFA is encoded by the coding sequence ATGTTGTCCGATAAGTTATATGAGTTAATGGATAAGGGCCCGCTTAGGGCCCTTTCACTGCTGCTCGCGTTTGCTGTGGCTTTCTGTGTGTTTTGGGACCCTTCGCGTTTCGCGGCGGCAACCAGCTCACTTGAAGTGTGGCAAGAGGTGTTTATCGTGTGGGCAGTGTGTACTGGTGTGATTCATGGTGTAGGTTTTCGCCCTAAACGGGTGTGGCTGCGCGCTTTTTTCTCACCACTTCCAGCAATTGTGATCTTGGGCGCGGGATTATTCTACTTTTTCGCTTAA
- the ybgC gene encoding tol-pal system-associated acyl-CoA thioesterase → MSNTLFRWPVRVYFEDTDAGGVVYHARYVAFYERARTEMLRQRNFHQQQLLSEHVAFAVRRMTVEYLAPARLDDMLEVQSEITAMRGASLTFAQRILDSHGNLLSSAEVLIACIDPHQMKPRALPKSIVAEFK, encoded by the coding sequence GTGAGTAATACGTTGTTTCGATGGCCAGTACGTGTCTATTTTGAAGACACCGATGCTGGTGGCGTGGTTTACCATGCACGCTACGTTGCCTTTTACGAAAGGGCGCGCACAGAAATGTTGCGCCAACGCAATTTCCACCAGCAGCAATTGCTCAGTGAGCATGTCGCTTTCGCTGTCCGCCGCATGACGGTAGAATATCTGGCACCTGCACGTCTTGATGATATGCTGGAAGTTCAGAGTGAAATTACCGCAATGCGTGGGGCTTCTCTCACGTTTGCTCAACGAATTCTCGACTCACATGGCAATCTTCTGAGTAGTGCAGAAGTATTGATCGCATGTATCGATCCACACCAAATGAAGCCAAGAGCGCTTCCTAAGTCTATTGTCGCGGAGTTTAAGTAG
- the tolQ gene encoding Tol-Pal system protein TolQ, whose product MADMNILDLFLQASLFVKLIMLVLMGFSIASWAIIIQRTRILNAATRDAEAFEDKFWSGIELSRLYQESQARRDTLGGSEQIFHSGFKEFARLHRANSHAPEAVIDGASRAMRISMNRELEALETHIPFLGTVGSISPYIGLFGTVWGIMHAFISLGAVKQATLQMVAPGIAEALIATAIGLFAAIPAVMAYNRLNQRVNKLEQNYDNFMEEFIAILHRQAFASADSK is encoded by the coding sequence GTGGCTGACATGAACATTCTGGATTTATTCCTGCAGGCAAGCCTATTTGTTAAGCTTATCATGCTGGTTTTGATGGGCTTTTCTATTGCTTCATGGGCGATCATCATTCAGCGAACGCGTATTCTGAATGCTGCCACCCGCGATGCGGAAGCCTTCGAAGATAAATTTTGGTCCGGCATTGAGTTATCTCGCCTGTATCAGGAAAGCCAGGCCCGCCGCGATACGCTTGGCGGCTCCGAGCAGATCTTCCATTCTGGTTTTAAAGAGTTTGCCCGTTTGCACCGTGCAAACAGCCACGCACCTGAGGCCGTGATTGACGGCGCTTCCCGTGCGATGCGCATCTCAATGAACCGTGAATTAGAAGCGCTGGAAACTCATATTCCATTCCTTGGTACTGTCGGTTCCATCAGTCCGTATATTGGCCTGTTTGGTACAGTATGGGGGATTATGCACGCCTTTATTTCTCTGGGTGCGGTAAAGCAGGCAACATTGCAGATGGTCGCACCGGGTATTGCTGAAGCACTGATTGCTACGGCAATCGGTCTGTTTGCAGCCATCCCTGCGGTTATGGCTTATAACCGTCTGAATCAGCGCGTGAATAAACTTGAACAAAACTATGACAACTTCATGGAAGAGTTCATTGCTATTCTGCATCGTCAGGCTTTTGCCAGCGCTGATAGCAAATAA
- the tolR gene encoding colicin uptake protein TolR translates to MARVRGRKRRELKSEINIVPLLDVLLVLLLIFMATAPIITQSVEVDLPDATDSKTVSSDDNPPVIVEVSGVGQYSLVIDHQRMEQLPSEQVVAEAQARLKSNPKTVFLIGGAKEVPYDEIIKALNMLHQAGVTSVGLMTQPI, encoded by the coding sequence ATGGCGCGAGTACGTGGTCGTAAACGTCGCGAGCTTAAGTCTGAAATTAACATTGTTCCCTTGCTTGACGTCTTGCTGGTGCTATTGCTGATTTTTATGGCGACAGCGCCGATTATCACGCAAAGCGTTGAAGTGGACCTGCCTGATGCGACGGATTCAAAAACCGTCTCAAGTGATGATAATCCACCGGTGATTGTCGAAGTGTCAGGTGTGGGGCAATATTCGCTGGTGATTGATCATCAGCGGATGGAGCAACTGCCCTCAGAACAAGTGGTGGCGGAAGCTCAGGCGAGATTGAAATCGAATCCGAAAACCGTATTCCTGATTGGCGGCGCAAAAGAGGTCCCTTATGATGAAATCATCAAGGCCCTGAATATGCTGCATCAGGCTGGCGTGACATCGGTGGGCTTAATGACTCAACCGATATAA
- the tolA gene encoding cell envelope integrity protein TolA, with protein sequence MGKATEQNDKLNRAIIVSVVLHIVLIALLIWGSLTQTTEMGGGGAGGEVIDAVMVDPGAVTEQYNRQQQQQTDAKRAEQQRQKKAEQQAEELQQKQATEQQRLKELEKERLQAQEDAKQAAEEQKKQAAEQQKQAAEQQKVAAAAAAKAKEEQKQAEAAAAQAKAEADKIVKAQADAQKKAEAEAKKEAAVAAAAKKQADADAKKAAEAAEKAATDAAEKKAAADAEKKAAAEAAAATTDVDDLFGGLANSKNAPKSGSGAGAAAAGKGGGKKSGASAGDISGYLGQVTAAIQSKFYDADLYKGRTCNLRIKLAPDGLLIDVKAEGGDPALCQAAIAAAKLAKIPKPPSQDVYEVFKNVPLDFKPQ encoded by the coding sequence GTGGGTAAGGCAACCGAGCAAAATGATAAGCTGAATCGCGCCATTATAGTTTCGGTGGTTCTGCATATCGTATTGATTGCCCTGTTGATTTGGGGCTCTCTGACGCAGACGACTGAAATGGGCGGCGGTGGTGCTGGTGGCGAAGTTATCGACGCCGTCATGGTCGATCCGGGCGCGGTGACAGAACAGTATAACCGTCAGCAACAGCAGCAGACGGATGCTAAACGCGCAGAACAGCAACGCCAGAAGAAAGCCGAACAACAAGCGGAAGAGTTACAGCAAAAACAGGCCACAGAACAACAGCGCCTGAAAGAGTTGGAAAAAGAGCGTCTGCAAGCGCAAGAAGATGCCAAGCAGGCGGCTGAAGAACAGAAAAAACAAGCCGCTGAGCAGCAAAAACAGGCCGCTGAGCAACAGAAAGTTGCCGCCGCCGCTGCTGCAAAAGCGAAAGAAGAGCAGAAACAGGCTGAGGCCGCAGCGGCTCAGGCCAAAGCGGAAGCAGACAAAATCGTGAAAGCGCAGGCTGACGCGCAGAAAAAAGCGGAAGCTGAAGCCAAAAAAGAGGCTGCTGTAGCGGCCGCGGCGAAGAAACAAGCCGATGCTGATGCGAAGAAGGCCGCAGAAGCTGCTGAAAAAGCCGCAACCGATGCTGCTGAAAAGAAAGCGGCCGCAGATGCTGAGAAAAAAGCTGCCGCAGAAGCTGCGGCTGCCACAACAGACGTAGATGATCTGTTTGGTGGCCTGGCAAACTCCAAGAATGCACCGAAAAGTGGTTCAGGCGCAGGTGCTGCCGCCGCAGGTAAAGGTGGTGGCAAGAAGAGTGGGGCATCAGCGGGTGATATCAGTGGCTATCTGGGCCAGGTAACCGCTGCAATCCAAAGTAAATTTTATGATGCAGATCTTTACAAAGGCCGTACCTGTAATCTGCGAATTAAATTAGCACCAGATGGTCTATTAATTGATGTTAAAGCGGAAGGTGGCGACCCGGCACTGTGTCAGGCTGCTATTGCCGCGGCAAAACTGGCTAAAATACCTAAACCGCCAAGCCAGGATGTTTATGAAGTGTTTAAGAATGTTCCACTTGATTTTAAACCGCAATAA
- the tolB gene encoding Tol-Pal system beta propeller repeat protein TolB: MKQAFRVALGFLVLWASVLHAEVRIEITQGVDSARPIGVVPFKWMGPGTPPEEIGAIVGADLRNSGKFNPIDAARMPQQPSTAAEVTPAAWTALGIDAVVVGQVQPSADGSYVVSYQLVDTSGAAGSVLAQNQYKVTKQWLRYAAHTASDEVFEKLTGIKGAFRTRIAYVVQTNGGKFPHELRVSDYDGYNQFVVHRSPEPLMSPAWSPDGSKIAYVTFESGKSALVIQTLANGAIRQVASFPRHNGAPAFSPDGTKLAFALSKSGSLNLYVMDLASGQISQVTDGRSNNTEPSWFPDSQNLAYTSDQGGRPQVYKVNINGGAPQRITWEGSQNQNADVSPDGKFLVLVSSNGGAQHIAKQDLVTGAVQVLTDTFLDETPSIAPNGTMVIYSSTQGLGAVLQLVSTDGRFKARLPATDGQVKFPAWSPYL; this comes from the coding sequence ATGAAGCAGGCATTTCGAGTAGCGCTAGGCTTTTTAGTTTTATGGGCGTCTGTATTACACGCAGAAGTTCGAATTGAGATTACCCAAGGGGTAGACTCTGCGCGCCCAATTGGAGTCGTTCCATTCAAATGGATGGGGCCGGGCACACCACCTGAAGAGATTGGCGCTATTGTTGGCGCGGATTTACGTAACAGTGGTAAGTTTAACCCTATTGACGCAGCTCGCATGCCACAACAGCCCTCCACTGCGGCTGAAGTCACGCCTGCGGCCTGGACGGCATTGGGTATTGATGCCGTTGTTGTTGGTCAGGTTCAACCGAGTGCCGATGGCAGTTATGTCGTTTCTTACCAGTTAGTCGATACTTCTGGTGCTGCAGGTAGCGTTTTGGCGCAAAACCAGTATAAAGTAACCAAGCAATGGTTACGTTATGCCGCGCATACTGCCAGTGATGAAGTATTTGAAAAACTGACCGGGATTAAAGGTGCTTTCCGCACCCGTATTGCTTATGTCGTGCAGACGAACGGCGGTAAATTCCCACATGAATTGCGGGTTTCTGATTACGATGGCTACAACCAGTTTGTGGTTCACCGCTCTCCTGAACCTTTGATGTCACCAGCCTGGTCTCCAGATGGTAGCAAAATTGCTTATGTCACTTTCGAGAGTGGTAAATCAGCACTGGTTATCCAGACGCTGGCAAATGGTGCAATCAGACAAGTGGCTTCATTCCCACGTCATAATGGCGCACCAGCCTTCTCACCGGACGGGACTAAACTGGCCTTCGCGTTATCTAAAAGCGGTAGCCTGAACTTGTATGTTATGGACTTAGCTTCTGGCCAAATCAGCCAGGTTACTGATGGCCGTAGCAATAACACAGAACCAAGCTGGTTCCCGGATAGCCAAAATCTGGCCTATACCTCGGATCAGGGCGGTCGTCCACAAGTGTATAAAGTGAATATTAATGGCGGTGCGCCACAGCGAATCACGTGGGAAGGTTCTCAGAACCAGAACGCAGATGTGAGTCCTGATGGTAAGTTCCTGGTATTGGTTAGTTCCAATGGTGGGGCGCAACACATCGCCAAACAGGATCTAGTAACGGGAGCCGTTCAAGTATTAACGGACACGTTCCTGGATGAAACGCCTAGTATCGCGCCTAACGGCACCATGGTTATCTATAGCTCGACACAAGGGCTGGGAGCCGTGTTACAGCTGGTCTCGACTGATGGGCGTTTCAAAGCGCGTCTTCCGGCAACTGATGGACAGGTCAAATTTCCTGCCTGGTCGCCGTATCTGTGA
- the pal gene encoding peptidoglycan-associated lipoprotein Pal, translating into MQLNKVLKGLMLALPVLAVAACSSNKSANNDQSGMGAGTGTENGSNLSSEEQARLQMQELQKNNIVYFGFDKYDIGSDFAQMLDAHAAFLRSNPSYKVVVEGHADERGTPEYNIALGERRANAVKMYLQGKGVSADQISIVSYGKEKPAVLGHDEAAFAKNRRAVLVY; encoded by the coding sequence ATGCAACTGAACAAAGTGCTAAAAGGGCTAATGTTGGCTTTGCCAGTTCTGGCTGTAGCTGCGTGTAGTTCTAACAAAAGCGCAAATAATGACCAATCTGGCATGGGCGCTGGCACTGGTACAGAAAACGGCAGCAACCTGTCTTCCGAAGAGCAAGCACGTCTTCAGATGCAAGAACTGCAAAAGAACAATATCGTTTACTTCGGTTTCGATAAATACGATATCGGTTCTGACTTCGCTCAAATGCTGGATGCACATGCTGCATTCCTGCGTAGCAACCCATCTTACAAAGTTGTTGTTGAAGGCCACGCGGATGAACGCGGTACGCCAGAATACAACATCGCGTTGGGCGAGCGTCGTGCTAATGCAGTGAAGATGTATCTGCAAGGTAAAGGCGTTTCTGCTGACCAGATCTCTATCGTTTCTTACGGTAAAGAGAAACCAGCAGTACTGGGCCATGACGAAGCAGCGTTCGCTAAAAACCGTCGTGCAGTTCTGGTTTACTAA
- the cpoB gene encoding cell division protein CpoB has product MNSNFRRHLVGLSLLVGVAVPWAATAQAPISNVGSGSVEDRVTQLERISNAHSQLLTQLQQQLSDSQRDVDSLRGQIQENQYQLNQIVERQKQIYQQMDSLSGGQGASTAAPAADAAASANAATGSSDTAAAGTIATTAAPAASTGDENSDYNAAVSLALEKKQYDQAITAFQGFVKQYPKSTYQPNANYWLGQLYYNKGKKDDAAYYYAVVVKNYPKSPKSSEAMFKVGVIMQDKGQSDKAKAVYQQVIKQYPNTDAAKQAQKRLSAL; this is encoded by the coding sequence ATGAACAGTAACTTCAGACGTCACTTGGTGGGTCTGTCGTTACTGGTTGGCGTAGCGGTCCCATGGGCCGCTACTGCCCAAGCGCCAATCAGTAATGTCGGCTCCGGCTCGGTAGAAGATCGGGTCACTCAACTTGAGCGTATTTCCAACGCTCACAGCCAGCTATTAACTCAACTTCAGCAACAACTGTCTGATTCGCAACGCGATGTTGATAGTTTACGCGGTCAGATCCAAGAAAATCAGTACCAGCTCAATCAAATTGTTGAGCGGCAAAAACAGATCTACCAGCAGATGGATAGTCTGAGTGGTGGTCAGGGGGCTTCAACAGCCGCGCCTGCGGCTGATGCTGCTGCGTCAGCTAATGCAGCGACTGGAAGTTCCGATACTGCTGCGGCAGGGACAATAGCTACTACAGCGGCTCCTGCGGCAAGTACTGGTGATGAAAACAGCGATTATAATGCGGCTGTTTCCTTGGCTCTTGAGAAAAAGCAATACGATCAAGCGATCACTGCTTTCCAAGGTTTTGTGAAACAGTATCCAAAGTCGACTTACCAGCCTAATGCCAACTACTGGCTAGGGCAGTTGTATTACAACAAAGGTAAGAAAGACGATGCTGCATATTATTATGCTGTTGTAGTGAAAAATTATCCCAAGTCTCCAAAAAGTTCAGAAGCGATGTTTAAAGTTGGGGTGATCATGCAGGATAAAGGCCAAAGCGATAAAGCGAAGGCGGTTTATCAACAAGTGATCAAGCAATATCCTAATACTGATGCTGCTAAACAGGCACAGAAACGTTTATCTGCTCTTTAG
- the nadA gene encoding quinolinate synthase NadA, which produces MSEIFDVNAAIYPFPPRPVPLDADEKAFYREKIKTLLKQRDAVLVAHYYTDPEIQALAEETGGCVADSLEMARFGNTHPASTLLVAGVRFMGETAKILNPEKRVLMPTLNAECSLDLGCPIDEFAAFCDSHPDRTVVVYANTSAAVKARADWVVTSSIAVELIEHLDSLGEKILWAPDRHLGNYVQKRSGADILCWQGACIVHDEFKTQALARMKALHPDAAVLVHPESPQAIVDMADAVGSTSQLIQAAKTLPQQKLIVATDRGIFYKMQQACPDKELFEAPTAGEGATCRTCAHCPWMAMNGLRAIAEGLEQGGVMHEIDVDEALRQQALIPLNRMLDFANQLKLQIKGNA; this is translated from the coding sequence ATGAGCGAAATTTTTGATGTGAATGCGGCTATTTACCCTTTCCCACCACGTCCAGTCCCTCTGGATGCGGATGAAAAAGCCTTTTACCGTGAGAAAATCAAAACACTGCTGAAGCAACGCGATGCTGTGTTAGTCGCTCACTATTATACCGATCCCGAAATTCAGGCATTGGCAGAAGAGACCGGTGGCTGCGTCGCTGATTCCCTCGAAATGGCGCGCTTTGGCAATACTCATCCGGCTTCGACCCTATTGGTCGCCGGCGTGCGCTTTATGGGGGAGACGGCCAAAATTCTCAATCCAGAGAAGCGAGTATTGATGCCCACCCTGAATGCCGAGTGCTCGCTGGATTTAGGTTGCCCGATTGATGAATTTGCCGCCTTCTGTGATAGCCACCCAGATCGCACCGTGGTGGTCTATGCCAATACCTCGGCGGCAGTAAAGGCCAGAGCTGACTGGGTGGTCACCTCGAGTATTGCTGTTGAGTTGATCGAGCATCTCGATAGCTTGGGCGAGAAAATCCTCTGGGCGCCCGACCGCCATTTGGGCAACTACGTGCAGAAGAGGAGTGGGGCAGATATCTTATGCTGGCAGGGGGCCTGTATCGTCCATGACGAGTTTAAAACCCAGGCACTGGCCCGTATGAAAGCCCTGCACCCTGACGCGGCGGTGCTGGTCCATCCGGAGTCTCCTCAGGCGATCGTCGATATGGCGGATGCTGTTGGTTCAACCAGCCAACTGATTCAGGCGGCAAAAACCTTGCCGCAGCAGAAATTGATCGTCGCAACCGATCGCGGCATTTTTTACAAGATGCAGCAGGCTTGCCCGGATAAAGAGTTATTTGAAGCGCCAACCGCAGGCGAAGGCGCGACATGCAGAACATGCGCCCATTGTCCGTGGATGGCGATGAACGGCCTCAGAGCCATTGCTGAAGGGCTGGAGCAGGGCGGGGTGATGCATGAGATAGATGTTGATGAAGCGTTGCGTCAGCAGGCGCTGATACCGCTAAATCGTATGTTGGATTTTGCCAACCAATTGAAGTTGCAAATCAAAGGCAATGCTTAA
- the pnuC gene encoding nicotinamide riboside transporter PnuC — MDLFSTSNILVHIPLGAGGYDLSWIEAIGTLFGLLCIWFASKEKIINYLFGLINVTLFAVIFFQIQLYASLLLQLFFFVANIYGWYAWSKQTPDNQAELKIRWLSLPKALGWAAVCIAGITLMTLHIDSVFAWLTRVAVTVMQSLGANVQMPELQPDAFPFWDSTMMVLSIVAMILMTRKYVENWLIWVVIDVISVAIFAYQGVYAMALEYVILTLIALNGSWLWMKSAARNHSRPLSVQGK, encoded by the coding sequence ATGGATCTCTTCAGTACAAGCAATATATTGGTGCATATTCCGCTGGGTGCGGGCGGTTATGACCTTTCATGGATTGAGGCGATTGGTACGCTGTTTGGGTTGCTGTGCATCTGGTTTGCCAGCAAAGAGAAGATCATCAACTATCTGTTTGGTTTGATTAACGTGACACTGTTCGCGGTGATTTTCTTCCAGATCCAGCTCTATGCCAGCTTGTTATTGCAGCTGTTCTTCTTCGTCGCCAATATTTACGGCTGGTATGCCTGGAGCAAACAGACCCCCGATAATCAGGCTGAGTTGAAGATCCGCTGGCTATCTTTGCCCAAGGCATTGGGTTGGGCGGCGGTCTGCATCGCCGGTATCACCTTGATGACACTGCATATTGATAGCGTATTTGCCTGGTTGACTCGGGTGGCTGTGACGGTGATGCAGAGCTTAGGTGCCAATGTGCAAATGCCTGAGTTGCAACCTGATGCTTTCCCCTTCTGGGACTCCACCATGATGGTCTTGTCCATTGTGGCAATGATCCTGATGACCCGCAAATATGTTGAAAACTGGTTGATTTGGGTGGTGATTGACGTGATCAGTGTCGCAATATTCGCCTATCAAGGGGTGTACGCCATGGCGCTGGAGTACGTAATACTGACGCTGATTGCCCTGAACGGTTCGTGGTTGTGGATGAAGAGTGCGGCGCGAAATCATTCACGCCCGCTGTCGGTCCAAGGTAAGTAA